The Populus alba chromosome 6, ASM523922v2, whole genome shotgun sequence genome contains a region encoding:
- the LOC118030780 gene encoding cytokinin riboside 5'-monophosphate phosphoribohydrolase LOG8 translates to MEEGNTRSSKFKRLCVFCGSNSGNRQVFSDAAIELGDELVKRKIELVYGGGSVGLMGLISQKVYDGGCHVLGVIPKALMPLEISGQTVGEVRTVVDMHERKAAMAKESDAFIALPGGYGTMEELLEMITWSQLGIHKKPVGLLNVDGYYNCLLALFDNGVEQGFIKPGARDIVVSAPTAKELMEKMEQYTPSHKQVAPRESWNMEQLGDYAKQQNAQ, encoded by the exons ATGGAAGAAGGCAACACAAGGAGTAGCAAGTTCAAGAGGTTGTGTGTGTTTTGTGGAAGCAACTCTGGCAACAGACAAGTCTTCAGCGATGCTGCTATTGAATTGGGAGATGAACTG GTGAAGCGGAAGATAGAACTGGTCTATGGTGGAGGAAGTGTTGGACTGATGGGTTTGATATCCCAGAAAGTGTATGATGGGGGCTGCCATGTTCTCGG GGTCATTCCAAAAGCACTCATGCCTCTTGAG ATATCTGGTCAAACTGTTGGAGAAGTAAGAACTGTTGTGGACATGCATGAGCGTAAAGCTGCCATGGCTAAAGAATCAGATGCTTTTATTGCTCTTCCTG GAGGATATGGAACCATGGAAGAGCTATTAGAAATGATCACATGGTCGCAACTTGGAATTCATAAGAAACCG GTTGGTTTGCTAAATGTTGATGGATACTATAACTGTTTGCTTGCATTATTTGACAATGGTGTCGAACAAGGTTTCATCAAGCCCGGTGCTCGGGACATTGTTGTCTCTGCTCCAACAGCCAAAGAACTTATGGAAAAGATGGAG CAATACACTCCTTCCCACAAACAGGTTGCGCCTCGTGAAAGCTGGAATATGGAGCAACTCGGAGACTATGCTAAACAACAGAATGCACAGTGA
- the LOC118030875 gene encoding uncharacterized protein, with translation MEDYNRSRSYSYSHGNDMMQMESYHGPQRPPTSSYELRSYSTSYAQTQVANGSYNTNNFGNNRDFKVKKGKGYTGSSSSKSWSFDDPEFQRKKRVASYKMYSVEGKVKGTFRKSFRWIKDRCTQVMYGWW, from the coding sequence ATGGAAGACTACAACAGATCAAGATCGTATTCTTATTCTCATGGGAATGATATGATGCAGATGGAGAGTTATCATGGTCCCCAAAGGCCACCAACTTCTTCTTATGAGCTCAGGTCCTATAGCACCTCCTACGCACAGACTCAGGTGGCCAACGGCAGCTATAACACCAACAATTTCGGCAACAACAGGGACTTTAAGGTTAAGAAAGGAAAGGGCTATACTGGTTCATCTTCTTCCAAGTCTTGGAGCTTTGATGACCCTGAGTTTCAAAGGAAGAAGAGGGTTGCTAGCTATAAAATGTATAGTGTTGAAGGTAAAGTGAAAGGGACTTTCAGGAAGAGCTTCAGGTGGATTAAAGATAGGTGCACACAAGTGATGTACGGATGGTGGTGA
- the LOC118030765 gene encoding eukaryotic initiation factor 4A-9, translated as MASSAPEGSQFDARQFDSKMNELLTTEGQEFFTSYDEVHETFDAMNLKENLLRGIYAYGFEKPSAIQQRGIVPFCKGLDVIQQAQSGTGKTATFCSGILQQLDYDIVECQALVLAPTRELAQQIEKVMRALGDYLGVKVHACVGGTSVREDQRILSAGVHVVVGTPGRVFDMLRRQSLRPDYIKMFVLDEADEMLSRGFKDQIYDIFQLLPPKIQVGVFSATMPPEALEITRKFMNKPVRILVKRDELTLEGIKQFYVNVDKEEWKLETLCDLYETLAITQSVIFVNTRRKVDWLTDKMRSRDHTVSATHGDMDQNTRDIIMREFRSGSSRVLITTDLLARGIDVQQVSLVINYDLPTQPENYLHRIGRSGRFGRKGVAINFVTRDDERMLSDIQRFYNVTVEELPSNVADLL; from the exons ATGGCTAGTTCGGCACCTGAAGGATCCCAGTTTGATGCTCGTCAATTTGATTCTAAGATGAATGAGCT GCTCACAACTGAAGGACAGGAGTTCTTTACCTCATATGATGAGGTGCATGAAACATTTGATGCTATGAATTTGAAGGAGAACCTTCTGAGGGGTATTTACGCATATG GTTTTGAGAAGCCATCTGCAATTCAGCAAAGAGGGATTGTCCCATTCTGCAAGGGACTTGATGTAATCCAACAAGCACAATCAGGAACTGGAAAGACAGCTACGTTTTGCTCTGGGATTTTGCAGCAGCTTGATTATGATATAGTTGAATGCCAAGCATTGGTTCTTGCACCTACCCGAGAACTAGCTCAACAGATTGAAAAGGTTATGAGAGCACTAGGTGATTATCTGGGTGTGAAGGTTCATGCTTGTGTTGGTGGAACTAGTGTTCGTGAGGATCAGCGTATTCTCTCAGCTGGGGTTCATGTTGTAGTCGGTACTCCTGGTCGTGTGTTTGACATGTTGCGGAGACAATCACTTCGACCTGACTATATCAAGATGTTTGTATTGGATGAAGCAGATGAAATGCTCTCAAGAGGATTCAAGGATCAG ATATATGATATTTTCCAATTACTGCCCCCAAAGATTCAGGTTGGGGTCTTCTCTGCTACTATGCCACCTGAGGCCCTAGAAATTACGAGGAAGTTCATGAATAAACCTGTGAGGATTTTAGTGAAACGTGATGAGCTTACCCTTGAGGGTATCAAGCAATTCTATGTTAATGTTGACAAGGAGGAATGGAAGCTTGAGACACTTTGTGATCTATATGAGACCTTGGCAATAACCCAAAGTGTTATCTTTGTGAACACCAGGCGCAAGGTGGATTGGCTCACAGACAAGATGCGCAGTCGTGATCACACAGTCTCTGCCACTCATGGAGATATGGACCAAAACACAAGGGACATTATTATGCGAGAATTCCGCTCTGGTTCCTCTCGTGTGCTGATCACTACTGATCTGTTGGCCCGTGGTATTGATGTCCAGCAAGTCTCACTTGTGATCAATTATGATCTCCCTACCCAGCCAGAGAACTACCTCCATCGTATTGGTCGTAGTGGACGTTTTGGAAGGAAGGGTGTTGCTATAAACTTTGTTACCAGGGATGATGAAAGAATGCTTTCTGACATCCAGAGATTCTATAATGTAACGGTTGAGGAGCTGCCATCAAATGTTGCTGATCTTCTTTGA
- the LOC118030776 gene encoding probable magnesium transporter NIPA9, giving the protein MWESIFLTLAATAGSNIGKVLQKKGTVILPPLSFKLKVIRAYAANVAWIIGFLMDIIGALLMLKALSLAPVSVIQPVSGCGLAILSVFSHFYLKEVMNVIDWMGITLAGIGTIGVGAGGEEQEASSISIFQLPWLALLVAILFVVLNGWLRMYRRQRRAHETMDSEVVEEIIYGLESGILFGMASVISKMGFVFLEQGFSKMLVPLCLAISICCSATGFYYQTQGLKHGRAIVLSTCAAVASIVTGVLAGMLALGERLPSAPAARFSLLLGWLLIVVGVILLVSSTWLLRHLPRPLRNLTSSADRNFSLSRSGSLRLKDPNPTAVIHAATLHHLISSPSKEKA; this is encoded by the exons ATGTGGGAATCCATCTTTTTAACGTTGGCAGCCACCGCCGGTAGTAACATCGGCAAAGTTCTTCAAAAGAAGGGCACGGTCATTCTGCCTCCTCTTTCTTTCAAACTCAAG GTGATAAGGGCATATGCTGCTAATGTAGCTTGGATCATTGGTTTTCTTATGGATATTATTGGTGCATTGCTGATGTTGAAGGCATTGTCTCTGGCTCCT GTTTCTGTCATCCAACCAGTTTCTGGTTGTGGACTTGCTATTCTTTCTGTCTTTTCCCATTTTTACCTAAAGGAAGTCATGAATGTCATTGATTGGATGGGGATCACTTTGGCTGGTATTGGTACTATAG GAGTTGGTGCTGGAGGTGAGGAGCAAGAGGCTTCGTCCATATCTATTTTTCAGTTACCTTGGCTGGCGTTGCTTGTTGCCATCTTGTTT GTAGTTCTCAATGGATGGCTTCGGATGTACAGACGTCAAAGAAGAGCACATGAGACA ATGGACTCTGAAGTTGTTGAAGAAATTATATACGGCTTGGAATCTGGCATTTTGTTTGG GATGGCTTCTGTAATATCAAAGATGGGATTTGTCTTCTTGGAGCAGGGCTTCTCCAAAATGCTAGTTCCTTTATGCCTTGCCATCAGTATATGCTGTAGTGCAACAGGATTTTATTACCag ACCCAAGGTCTAAAACATGGAAGGGCAATTGTGTTGTCTACATGTGCTGCCGTGGCATCAATAGTGACTGGTGTACTTGCTGGAATGCTTGCTCTGGGGGAACGGTTGCCTTCAGCACCAGCTGctcgtttttctcttcttctcggATG GCTGCTTATCGTAGTAGGTGTGATTTTACTTGTGAGTTCAACTTGGCTGTTGCGACACCTTCCACGACCATTGCGTAACTTAACAAGTAGTGCTGATCGAAATTTCAGTCTGAGTCGATCAGGATCTCTCCGACTTAAGGATCCAAACCCAACTGCTGTTATCCATGCAGCAACATTGCATCATTTGATATCATCTCCATCTAAGGAGAAGGCTTGA